The bacterium DNA segment CAAATTGCGGATGAAATGCTTGAAAATATTGGAGAAGAATCGGGTTGGGAAGATACCATCATTTCGAGTGTGGTTACCGAAGCGAATAAACCGTTTGAAGGGAAGAATCTCAAGGAAATCGCTGCAATGCGAAATCAGGATATAACCGAAACTATATTTGATTTACTAATTGAAGAAGAAGGACAGATCAGCGCGATATTTTTCTCGATGAATGAGGAGGAGACCGATTATATTTTATCGCAACCTTTTGTTTCAATTGGGACTGATGCCGGCGCAAAAGCGCCGTATGGACCTTTGAGCGAAGGGAAACCGCATCCGAGAGCGTATGGAACATTTCCACGCGCGATTGCGGTTTATTGTCGAGAGAAAAAATTATTTGCGTTACCTGAGCTCATCAGAAAAATGACTTTGTTCAATGCTGAAAAAATCGGATTAGTTGAGCGAGGGAAAATCCAGAGAGGATACTATGCTGATATAGTAGTGTTCGATGCGGCAAAAATAACCGATACTGCGACTTTCTTAGACCCGCATCAGTTTCCGAAAGGAATAGAGTTGGTTATGGTAAACGGCAAAATCGTAGTTGAAAAAGGCGGACATACCGGTATTCTGGCGGGAAAGGTGTTAAGAAAGAGATAACTGCAACAATAATTATTTCAGGAATTTATTGTTTCGTGGTAAAATAAACGTACTTTGTTTTATTGAAAGGAGGGACAATAAATAAAGATATGAATAAGAAAAAAATTATTGATATGCTGAATGCCGACCGAGCAGATGAATTAGCTGCGATAATTCAATATATGGGTCATCATTATGAAGCGGATGGATTGGAAAGTCCAGCGATAATAGAAAAGTTTAAAGAAACCGCTAAAGATGAAATGCGACATGCGGAGATGCTTGGGGAACGGATAAATTACCTTGGTGGCGAACCGACTAAAAAACCCTCGGAAATCAAAAAAGGCGGAAATTTAAAAAAGATGATTCAGGATGACCTTGATGGTGAGAATAAGGCGATTAAAAATTATAAAGAACATATCAAAATCGCTGCTGCTGAAGGTGATACCACTACTCGGTTAATGCTAGAAGAGATTTTATCTGATGAAGAGGGTCATGCGGACGCATGGGAAACGACACTTGGAATCAAGAAGTAATCAGAAAATCATATTTTTACCTAGAAGCAGTAGATATTATATCTAATATCTACTGCTTTTTTTTTGAATAGTCCTAACCCTTGTGACATAAGGTTCAGGGAGTATTGCTTCTTAATAACATAAAGTAAACTATGTTCCTAAATTACTAATAGCGCTAGCTGATAGGAATGATTTAGGATAAAATATTTAAAGTATCCATGATTAAGCTAAACCTAGAGTAGATGGTAAACTATTTTCGCTATTTAAAGATAGTGGCTCTCGATGAATTAAAGCACAATAATTATTAATTCGATCGTTGGAGTCATATGTTAATTTAATCTTATGCGAGCAATATTAGCATTAGAAGACGGAACAATATTTCATGGACGGTCGTTTGGTGCTGAAGGTGAAGGATATGGCGAAGTAGTGTTCAACACCAGCATGACCGGATATCAGGAGATATTAACCGATCCATCGTATAAAGGGCAAATTGTTACCATGACCTATCCGTTGATAGGGAATTATGGAATTAATCCAGAAGATATCGAATCACGTCGTCCGTGGGTTGAGGGATTTATAGTTCGCGAATTAAGTGTACAACCTAGTAATTGGCGAAGTTCCAGCAGTTTATCCGAATATCTAATCAAACACAATATTGTTGGAATTGAAGGGATTGATACACGAGCATTAACTAAACACCTTCGAGATAACGGGGTAAAAAAAGGGGTTATTTCAACGATTGACCATAATCCGAAACGATTGGTTGAAAAAGCGATTGCATCACCGGGACTTATCGGCCGTGATTTGGTAAGAGAAGTTACAATTGATAAGCCGTATGAATTTAATCCGCAAGAGGAGATATATTCTAACCTTGGACCACAGCCGATTGAACCGCAGTTCCATGTGGTTGCGTTCGATTGCGGTATGAAAACGAATATTTTACGAATGTTAACATCCCGTGGATGTAGGGTAACCGTTGTTCCGGCACATACAACAGCCGACCAGGTTTTATCATATAATCCGGACGGAATTTTTCTCTCTAATGGACCCGGTGACCCAGAAGGAGTCCCGTATCTATTCAATGAACTTAAAAAATTGTTAGATAAAAAACCGATTTTCGGTATCTGTTTAGGGCATCAAATGCTTGGGTTAGCGTTTGGGGGGAAAACTTTTAAACTTAAATTTGGTCATCGGGGGGCGAATCAACCGGTGAAATATGTTGCTACCGGTAGAGTGGAAATCACGACACAAAACCATGGGTTCGCTGTAGATATGAACTCATTGAATGGAAGCGGATTACAGCAAACGCATATAAATTTAAATGATATGACTAACGAAGGATTTGAACATACGGAACTCCCCATATTTAGCGTGCAATATCATCCGGAAGCGAGTCCAGGACCTCATGATGCTCATTATTTATTTGATAAGTTTATTCGACTGATAGAAAAATATAAATGAAAGGAAGAGTAAAGATTTTAGAAGATGCTTAGATGTTTCCGGGTTTAAACGGAGTGGCTTCATCTGTTTCCATCTGTATGAATCCGTTTGCATCGTTGGTTATTTATGAAATGGCGATTTATTCCTAAAGAAGAAAAATTTTTTGATATGTTTCAAGACCAAGCTAACCATGTGGTTAAAGCGGCAAAAGCATTGGTTAATATTCTAGAAAATTATAGTCTTGAAACGATTGACACGAAAGCAGCTGAAATCCGAACTGCAGAACACGAAGGCGATATTTTGTGTCACGATATTATCCGGAAACTCAACCAGACGTTTGTTACTCCATTCGATCGTGAAGATATCTATTCATTAACCACGCGATTAGATGATGTTCTCGATTTGATTGAAGGAACAGTCAATCGGCTAAAGATGTATAAAATCCAGCAGGTTACCCCAGAATTAATTACGATAGCTAAAATTGTTCTATTATCCTGCGAAGAAATATTGCATGCGATTCGAAAAATGCATGAGTTGCCTCGGATTGCTGACCATTGTATCGAAATTAACCGGTTAGAAAATGAAGCGGATTTGGTAACCCGACAAATTATCGCACATCTATTTGATAATACGTCAAATCCGATAGAAATTATTAAATGGAAAGAAATATATGAATATGTAGAACTTGCGACAGATAAATGTGAAGATATTGCCAATATTCTAGAAGGGATAATGCTGAAAAACGTGTAAGCTATATAGATGGTTACGAAAGAGATGAGATTCAAACGGATAGTTACGTAATGTATCGATTAATTTAATAACCGCTTGATAAAAAGATGTTACGGGAGGGGTATGGTAACTCTGGTAGTGATAATTATACTTATTGCATTAATGTTTGATTTTTATAATGGAATGAATGACGCAGCGAATTCAATTGCTACGGTAGTTTCAACACAAGTTTTAAAACCATGGCAAGCGGTCATCTGGGCAGCATTTTTTAATTTCGTTGCCGCGTTTGGCGGTTATATTCCTTTCTTGAGTGGTGTACTTGGTCTCCACGTAGCAAATACTATTGGGAAAGGAGTAGTCAATCCAGCTTATGTTGACCAATGGCTGGTTCTTGCTACCCTAATCGGGGCAATCGTTTGGTCTGCATACTGTACACATTCCGGAATACCAATAAGCATCTCGCATTCTTTAGTTGGCGGATTTGCCGGAGCTGCTCTCGTTAAAGCTGGAATTGGTGCGCTGGTACTAAAAGGAATAATTAAGACGGCGATATTTATTTTCATTGCGCCGATTTTAGGCCTAATACTTGGATTGTTACTTATGATAATTGTTTACTGGCTATTCCAAAGGCAACCCCCACGGCGGATCGATAAATATTTTCGAAAACTACAGTTGATTTCCGCTGCATCATATAGTCTTGGTCACGGAACAAATGATGCGCAAAAAACCATGGGAATTATTGCTGTTTTATTATTTACCACACCGGGCACTTTTTATTATGGAAAACCATTTGAAGTCCCGTTCTGGGTTGTTATCACATGCCATTTTATGATTGCTATGGGAACAATGGCTGGTGGTTGGTTTGTTATTAAAACATTAGGACAGCGGATAACCAAACTCAAGCCAGTGCATGGATTTTGTGCTGAGACCGGCGGAGCAATAACCTTATTTATCGCGAGTGCATTCGGTATTCCAGTTAGCACCACGCATACAATAACTGGTGCCGTGATGGGAGTCGGAACAACACATCGGATAAGTGCAGTACGTTGGGGTGTAGCGCGTAGTATCGTTTTAGCGTGGATTTTAACGATACCGGTTTCTGCGGGTATTGCTGCGATAATTTATGCTGTATTAACCCTATTTAAGTAAATTCTACCATCAGGTTTAGTTTTATAGTGTAGTATTTACTGCGCACCTTTCCCGAGTAAAACCACGCCAATTGTTCTTATGATAATATATAAATCAAACAAGAACGATTTC contains these protein-coding regions:
- a CDS encoding ferritin-like domain-containing protein; translation: MNKKKIIDMLNADRADELAAIIQYMGHHYEADGLESPAIIEKFKETAKDEMRHAEMLGERINYLGGEPTKKPSEIKKGGNLKKMIQDDLDGENKAIKNYKEHIKIAAAEGDTTTRLMLEEILSDEEGHADAWETTLGIKK
- the carA gene encoding glutamine-hydrolyzing carbamoyl-phosphate synthase small subunit, producing the protein MRAILALEDGTIFHGRSFGAEGEGYGEVVFNTSMTGYQEILTDPSYKGQIVTMTYPLIGNYGINPEDIESRRPWVEGFIVRELSVQPSNWRSSSSLSEYLIKHNIVGIEGIDTRALTKHLRDNGVKKGVISTIDHNPKRLVEKAIASPGLIGRDLVREVTIDKPYEFNPQEEIYSNLGPQPIEPQFHVVAFDCGMKTNILRMLTSRGCRVTVVPAHTTADQVLSYNPDGIFLSNGPGDPEGVPYLFNELKKLLDKKPIFGICLGHQMLGLAFGGKTFKLKFGHRGANQPVKYVATGRVEITTQNHGFAVDMNSLNGSGLQQTHINLNDMTNEGFEHTELPIFSVQYHPEASPGPHDAHYLFDKFIRLIEKYK
- a CDS encoding DUF47 family protein, with the translated sequence MKWRFIPKEEKFFDMFQDQANHVVKAAKALVNILENYSLETIDTKAAEIRTAEHEGDILCHDIIRKLNQTFVTPFDREDIYSLTTRLDDVLDLIEGTVNRLKMYKIQQVTPELITIAKIVLLSCEEILHAIRKMHELPRIADHCIEINRLENEADLVTRQIIAHLFDNTSNPIEIIKWKEIYEYVELATDKCEDIANILEGIMLKNV
- a CDS encoding inorganic phosphate transporter, with the protein product MVTLVVIIILIALMFDFYNGMNDAANSIATVVSTQVLKPWQAVIWAAFFNFVAAFGGYIPFLSGVLGLHVANTIGKGVVNPAYVDQWLVLATLIGAIVWSAYCTHSGIPISISHSLVGGFAGAALVKAGIGALVLKGIIKTAIFIFIAPILGLILGLLLMIIVYWLFQRQPPRRIDKYFRKLQLISAASYSLGHGTNDAQKTMGIIAVLLFTTPGTFYYGKPFEVPFWVVITCHFMIAMGTMAGGWFVIKTLGQRITKLKPVHGFCAETGGAITLFIASAFGIPVSTTHTITGAVMGVGTTHRISAVRWGVARSIVLAWILTIPVSAGIAAIIYAVLTLFK